A stretch of Streptomyces vietnamensis DNA encodes these proteins:
- a CDS encoding esterase/lipase family protein → MRLRGRTVVPLLAVVASLLLAAAPVRAEAPARTPVVFVHGFNADPGVWGGLRADFKADGYTDADLFSFGYDTHQSVNEVLSGRLAAYVEDVKRQTGASRVDLVAHSFGSLVTRWYVKFDVAGRSSVAHWVSLAGPNHGTSTAWACALWDQACRDMTPGSYVQKKLAEGDETPGAVRYATWWSNCDEVVNPDNSVPLAGAVNNGAGCLDHNELLGDDTVSQGVRVFLRS, encoded by the coding sequence TTGAGACTCCGTGGCCGGACGGTCGTGCCGCTGCTCGCCGTCGTCGCGTCCCTGCTCCTGGCGGCGGCGCCCGTCCGGGCCGAGGCGCCCGCGCGTACCCCCGTCGTGTTCGTCCACGGGTTCAACGCCGACCCCGGCGTCTGGGGCGGGCTTCGGGCGGACTTCAAGGCCGACGGGTACACCGACGCCGACCTGTTCTCCTTCGGCTACGACACGCACCAGTCCGTCAACGAGGTGCTGTCCGGCCGGCTCGCCGCGTACGTCGAGGACGTCAAGCGGCAGACCGGGGCGAGCCGGGTCGATCTCGTCGCCCACTCCTTCGGGAGCCTCGTCACCCGCTGGTACGTGAAGTTCGACGTCGCCGGCCGGTCCTCCGTCGCCCACTGGGTCTCCCTCGCCGGCCCCAACCACGGCACGAGCACGGCGTGGGCGTGCGCGCTGTGGGACCAGGCCTGCCGCGACATGACCCCGGGCTCCTACGTCCAGAAGAAGCTCGCGGAGGGCGACGAGACGCCCGGGGCCGTGCGCTATGCGACCTGGTGGTCGAACTGCGACGAGGTCGTCAACCCCGACAACAGCGTGCCGCTGGCCGGCGCCGTCAACAACGGCGCCGGCTGTCTCGACCACAACGAACTCCTCGGCGACGACACGGTCT